One window of the Natrinema sp. CBA1119 genome contains the following:
- a CDS encoding single-stranded DNA binding protein, whose protein sequence is MSDIEGVYEDLEADVSLEEFREAVEAKVEQMGGLADEETAAMLIAHEVGESEVGGIADIEPGMEEAKFVAKVLSIGEVRTFERDGEDEDGQVVNVEVADETGSVRAAFWDDHAQAAIEELEEGQVLRIKGRPKEGFSGVEISVDDVQPDDDTEIDVQVSDTYTVEDLSLGLSNVNLVGLLLDTDSVRTFDRDDGSEGKVSNLVLGDSTGRIRVTLWDEQADLATELEAGTTVEVIDGYVKDRDGQLELHVGNRGAVEEVDEAVEYVPESTPIEDLEIDQMVDIAGVVRSADPKRTFDRDDGSEGQVRNIRVQDATGDIRVALWGEKADIDVGPGDEVALGDVEIQDGWQDDLEASAGWQSTITVLESDSSGTGESGGDTSDSSDENAGLSAFAGDDGDADESDAGVSTSSSASSDATDDSASTDAGTDSEEPSDGEEREFTGVVVQAGDPIVLDDGETTMSIATDADVGLGEEVTARGVVRDGRLDANDVF, encoded by the coding sequence ATGAGCGACATCGAGGGCGTATATGAGGACCTCGAGGCCGACGTTTCTCTCGAGGAGTTTCGCGAGGCCGTCGAGGCGAAAGTCGAGCAGATGGGGGGACTCGCTGACGAGGAGACGGCGGCGATGCTCATCGCTCACGAAGTCGGCGAGAGCGAGGTCGGCGGCATCGCCGATATCGAACCCGGGATGGAGGAGGCGAAGTTCGTCGCCAAGGTGCTCTCGATCGGCGAGGTGCGCACGTTCGAGCGCGACGGTGAGGACGAGGACGGGCAGGTCGTCAACGTCGAGGTGGCGGACGAGACCGGGTCCGTGCGAGCGGCGTTCTGGGACGACCACGCCCAGGCCGCCATCGAGGAACTCGAGGAGGGACAGGTCCTGCGGATCAAGGGCCGACCCAAGGAGGGCTTTTCCGGCGTCGAAATCAGCGTGGACGACGTCCAACCCGACGACGATACCGAGATCGACGTGCAGGTCTCCGATACGTACACCGTCGAGGACCTCTCGCTCGGTCTCTCGAACGTCAACCTCGTCGGCCTGCTTCTGGACACCGACAGCGTGCGGACGTTCGACCGCGACGACGGCTCGGAGGGGAAGGTCTCGAACCTCGTCCTCGGCGATTCGACCGGTCGCATCCGCGTGACCCTGTGGGACGAGCAGGCCGATCTCGCAACTGAACTCGAGGCCGGGACGACCGTCGAAGTGATCGACGGCTACGTCAAGGACCGCGACGGACAGCTAGAACTCCACGTCGGCAACCGCGGTGCCGTCGAGGAAGTCGACGAGGCGGTCGAGTACGTCCCCGAGAGCACGCCGATCGAGGATCTCGAGATCGATCAGATGGTCGACATCGCCGGCGTCGTTCGCTCGGCCGATCCCAAGCGAACGTTCGACCGCGACGACGGCTCGGAGGGACAGGTCCGGAACATCCGCGTTCAGGACGCGACCGGCGACATCCGCGTCGCGCTGTGGGGCGAGAAAGCCGACATCGACGTGGGTCCGGGCGACGAGGTCGCACTCGGCGACGTTGAGATCCAGGACGGCTGGCAGGACGATCTCGAGGCCTCCGCGGGCTGGCAGTCGACGATCACGGTCCTCGAATCCGACTCGTCCGGCACTGGCGAGTCCGGGGGCGATACGAGCGACTCGAGCGACGAGAACGCCGGCCTCTCCGCCTTCGCCGGTGACGACGGAGACGCGGACGAGAGCGACGCCGGTGTGAGCACCTCCTCGAGCGCCTCGAGTGACGCCACTGACGATAGCGCCAGTACCGACGCTGGGACCGACTCGGAGGAACCGTCCGACGGCGAGGAACGCGAGTTCACCGGCGTCGTCGTGCAGGCGGGTGACCCGATCGTGCTCGACGACGGCGAAACGACCATGAGCATCGCGACCGACGCTGACGTCGGTCTCGGCGAGGAGGTAACCGCCCGAGGAGTCGTCCGCGACGGTCGCCTCGACGCAAACGACGTGTTCTGA
- a CDS encoding TIGR00296 family protein: MSQGQGVDLSYEDGARAVELARESVDSYVRHGQREQPGSMREAFYERTGAFVRLESTRGRGSLRGCAGGYHSDDQLGHVIVDAAIEAASEDSCGSEVSPSELPNLTVSVCTVRNVLLTDDPLADLELGTHGVAIDGGGEGGWMYPTVPVENEWSAREYLDRTCRKAKLSPGAWQNDDVIVTLFEGQVFRERKADGSIEEL, translated from the coding sequence ATGTCCCAGGGACAGGGCGTCGACCTTTCCTACGAGGACGGTGCGCGCGCGGTCGAACTCGCGCGTGAATCCGTCGACTCCTACGTACGACACGGGCAGCGAGAACAACCAGGCAGCATGCGCGAGGCCTTCTACGAGCGGACCGGTGCGTTCGTCCGCCTCGAGTCGACCCGCGGCCGGGGGAGCCTGCGGGGCTGTGCGGGTGGCTACCACTCGGACGACCAGCTCGGCCACGTCATCGTGGACGCCGCGATCGAGGCCGCCAGCGAGGACTCCTGTGGCTCGGAGGTGAGCCCCTCAGAGCTCCCGAACCTGACGGTTTCGGTCTGTACCGTCAGGAACGTGTTGCTGACGGACGACCCGCTGGCCGATCTCGAGCTCGGCACCCACGGCGTTGCCATCGACGGCGGCGGCGAGGGCGGCTGGATGTATCCGACGGTGCCGGTCGAGAACGAGTGGAGCGCCCGCGAGTATCTCGATCGAACCTGCCGAAAAGCCAAGCTCTCGCCGGGCGCGTGGCAGAACGACGACGTCATCGTCACGCTGTTCGAAGGACAGGTCTTCCGCGAGCGGAAGGCCGACGGAAGCATCGAAGAACTGTAA
- a CDS encoding Hvo_1808 family surface protein, with protein sequence MNRGRLFTVVALVVLSGCALPGSPDGFDADRELGHVGEYAHDDVFEFDASDGLTEAQLEAVKHRSMARIEVVRGLKYDRDVDLEVMSRAEYRDRRSDGTGNASAFANEIWRGAFVVDGETDVNRAFDDLYGDSIQGYYVNDRIVIITDDTDEIRIDRRILVHELTHALQDQHFGIARESETIDGIRAENGLLEGEASVVPGRYDRRCGDEWQCLPAVQPPATGGETLADLPFNAGLFLSIYVPYAEGPPFVTDLHDRGGWDAVDAAHEAPPRSTAQLIHPERYPATEPVDVSIPDRSSDEWRPITDGGDGEARTETIGEATLFATLWANGVIERPLTEGATERSQYNYSHSATAGWAGDSIRVYQRTDESDRTGHVWRLAWESRADAAAFGDAYRQLLANRGADRVDTAGNGVYRIPEGEAFEGAYRISVTGETVEIVGAPTVDDLEAIHPAESGSTQRTSGAALEPTATLEPAGISEPTPVDASRRSASASPDGPPKTPRAPADG encoded by the coding sequence ATGAACCGAGGCCGACTGTTCACCGTCGTCGCACTGGTCGTGCTCTCGGGCTGTGCACTTCCCGGCTCCCCCGACGGGTTCGACGCGGACCGCGAACTCGGGCACGTCGGCGAGTACGCCCACGACGACGTCTTCGAATTCGACGCGAGCGACGGCCTCACCGAGGCGCAACTCGAGGCCGTGAAACACCGCTCGATGGCCCGGATCGAGGTCGTCCGCGGGCTGAAATACGACCGCGATGTCGACCTCGAGGTGATGAGCCGCGCCGAGTACCGCGACCGGCGATCGGACGGGACCGGAAACGCGTCGGCGTTCGCCAACGAGATCTGGCGCGGGGCGTTCGTCGTCGACGGCGAGACGGACGTCAACCGGGCGTTCGACGATCTCTACGGGGATTCCATCCAGGGTTACTACGTGAACGACCGGATCGTCATTATCACCGACGACACCGACGAGATCCGGATCGACCGGCGGATCCTGGTCCACGAGCTGACCCACGCGCTGCAAGACCAGCACTTCGGTATCGCTCGCGAGAGCGAGACGATCGACGGGATCCGCGCCGAAAACGGCCTGCTCGAGGGCGAGGCGAGCGTCGTTCCCGGTCGGTACGATCGTCGGTGCGGGGACGAGTGGCAGTGTCTGCCAGCCGTACAGCCGCCGGCGACCGGGGGTGAAACGCTCGCCGATCTCCCGTTCAACGCCGGGCTCTTCCTCTCGATCTACGTGCCGTATGCGGAGGGGCCGCCGTTTGTTACTGACCTTCACGACCGCGGCGGTTGGGACGCCGTCGACGCCGCCCACGAGGCGCCGCCCCGGAGCACCGCCCAGCTGATCCACCCGGAGCGCTATCCGGCCACCGAGCCGGTCGATGTCTCGATCCCGGACCGCTCGAGCGACGAGTGGCGGCCGATCACGGACGGTGGAGACGGCGAGGCCCGGACGGAGACGATCGGCGAGGCCACGCTGTTCGCGACGCTCTGGGCGAACGGCGTGATCGAGCGCCCGCTCACCGAAGGGGCGACCGAGCGCTCGCAGTACAACTACTCCCATTCCGCGACGGCCGGCTGGGCCGGTGATAGCATCCGCGTCTACCAGCGGACGGACGAGTCGGATCGGACCGGCCACGTCTGGCGGCTCGCCTGGGAGAGCCGCGCCGACGCGGCTGCGTTCGGCGATGCGTACCGACAGCTCCTCGCGAACCGCGGGGCCGACCGGGTCGACACTGCTGGAAACGGTGTCTACCGGATCCCCGAGGGCGAGGCCTTCGAGGGGGCGTATCGCATTTCCGTCACCGGCGAGACGGTCGAAATCGTCGGCGCGCCGACCGTCGACGACCTCGAGGCGATTCACCCCGCCGAATCTGGCTCGACCCAACGCACGTCTGGGGCCGCCCTCGAGCCCACAGCGACCCTCGAGCCAGCAGGCATCTCCGAACCGACTCCAGTCGACGCGTCGCGACGGTCCGCATCGGCGTCGCCGGACGGGCCACCGAAGACGCCGCGCGCGCCGGCAGACGGGTAG
- a CDS encoding nicotinate phosphoribosyltransferase, protein MSNPFGTVPAAAILEGDATDAYFERTRATLEHADKNPRVVAEVTADQFPTGEFDVFTGVKDVATLFEGRGVDVDALPDGQLFDGGPVLRIEGSYLEFAELETSLLGFLSQPSGFATAALEARLAAPESLVLSFGARHVHPSIATTVERAALLAGLDGFSHVAAGEILGREAGGTMPHALMFCFGEGNQAEAWTAFDEAVGEEVPRIALVDTFWDEKSESLLAAETLGDDLDGVRIDTTSSRRGDFRHIIREVRWELDARGHEDVDIFCSGGLKPETIRPLRDIADGFGVGSHITGADSVDFSLDIVEIEGDPISKRGKLSGVKEVYRTADGGHHVALADRDGPDEGEALFEPLIRDGEIVREFNLEAASERCLADAEAVGFDRSTPAVDR, encoded by the coding sequence ATGTCAAATCCGTTCGGAACCGTCCCCGCGGCGGCGATTCTCGAGGGGGACGCGACTGATGCGTACTTCGAGCGCACGCGGGCGACGCTCGAGCACGCGGACAAGAACCCCCGCGTCGTCGCCGAAGTCACCGCCGATCAGTTCCCAACGGGGGAATTCGACGTCTTCACCGGCGTGAAAGACGTGGCAACGCTGTTCGAGGGGCGCGGCGTCGACGTCGATGCGCTTCCCGACGGCCAGCTGTTCGACGGCGGCCCCGTCCTCCGGATCGAGGGTTCCTACCTCGAGTTCGCCGAACTCGAGACCTCGCTGCTTGGCTTTCTGTCCCAGCCCAGCGGGTTCGCGACGGCCGCCCTCGAGGCCAGACTGGCGGCTCCCGAGTCGCTCGTCCTCTCCTTCGGCGCGCGCCACGTCCATCCCTCGATCGCGACGACGGTCGAGCGAGCCGCGTTGCTCGCGGGTCTCGACGGCTTCTCCCACGTCGCGGCGGGCGAGATTCTGGGTCGAGAGGCGGGCGGGACGATGCCCCACGCGCTCATGTTCTGCTTCGGCGAGGGCAACCAGGCCGAGGCGTGGACGGCGTTCGACGAAGCCGTCGGCGAGGAGGTGCCTCGGATCGCGCTGGTCGACACCTTCTGGGACGAGAAGAGCGAGAGCCTGCTGGCAGCCGAGACGCTCGGCGACGATCTCGACGGCGTTCGCATCGATACCACGAGTTCCCGGCGCGGCGACTTCCGGCACATCATCCGCGAAGTCCGCTGGGAACTCGACGCTCGCGGTCACGAGGACGTCGACATCTTCTGTAGCGGCGGCCTCAAGCCCGAAACCATCCGCCCGCTGCGCGACATCGCCGACGGCTTCGGCGTCGGCAGCCACATCACGGGTGCCGACTCGGTCGACTTCAGTCTCGATATCGTCGAAATAGAGGGCGACCCCATCTCCAAACGCGGCAAACTCTCCGGCGTCAAGGAAGTCTACCGGACCGCCGATGGCGGCCACCACGTCGCACTGGCCGACCGCGACGGCCCCGACGAGGGCGAGGCGCTGTTCGAGCCGCTGATTCGGGACGGCGAGATCGTCCGGGAGTTCAACCTCGAGGCGGCCAGCGAGCGGTGTCTGGCCGACGCCGAGGCAGTCGGCTTCGACCGGTCGACGCCCGCAGTCGATCGGTAG
- a CDS encoding GMC family oxidoreductase N-terminal domain-containing protein, which yields MIHDPDVIVIGAGGDGPALAWRLGQHDIDVLVLEAGPWHGNENWQNPHDESGGTASSDPADLSGPLMDEQLDRRENATNDSNGGKFRFGPADRDRSAWDRSTDRPMYISQLAGVGGTTLHYFGNHPRAYPFAFRAQDHWPIDYEELVPYYQVNEEICDVHPAPTTAKEAVFFEGAKEAGHDLLDQLNVTEAGYRPQPNAVSQPDERLRDPDYDGPFTYPHVEGDTLAGDHYQGAPTPLEAPVAEKSRKSSNVSFVPRALETSNVTIRPNTFVTNVRTQSFAGSLEAIGVEYRDTWSGETGSIDADAVVMAAGCIETPRLWLNSGLPDNGWVGAGLTTHWFDFVVGSFDSDTLEELTGQRTIDPYVGHNAAARYDEPGVGCFEMVGGTPGIAAFQSYSFSRAGYAFDADVEPDAPWDSRGRLAGEELKRRMADYRRTLAILILTDDLPRQENGVSVDEETVDEHGPVADVSWDPHPDDSAKRDRLATTAAELLQAAGAEHVHRADAPPLLLHMQSSMRMGKVVDENCEADDVDRLFVGDHSALANGLGGPNPTNTGQALAIRTADRINALYF from the coding sequence ATGATACACGATCCAGACGTCATCGTCATCGGCGCGGGCGGCGACGGACCGGCACTGGCCTGGCGGCTCGGCCAGCACGATATCGACGTTCTCGTTCTCGAGGCGGGGCCGTGGCACGGCAACGAGAATTGGCAGAACCCGCACGACGAGTCCGGCGGTACGGCGAGTTCGGACCCCGCCGATCTGAGCGGCCCGCTGATGGACGAGCAACTCGATCGACGCGAGAACGCGACGAACGACTCCAACGGCGGGAAGTTCCGGTTCGGTCCCGCGGATCGCGACCGATCGGCGTGGGACCGATCGACGGACCGGCCCATGTACATCTCCCAGCTCGCCGGCGTCGGCGGGACGACGCTGCATTACTTCGGCAACCACCCGCGGGCGTACCCCTTCGCGTTCCGAGCGCAGGACCACTGGCCGATCGACTACGAGGAACTGGTGCCCTACTACCAGGTGAACGAGGAGATCTGTGACGTCCACCCGGCGCCGACGACCGCGAAGGAGGCGGTGTTCTTCGAAGGTGCGAAGGAAGCGGGTCACGACCTCCTCGACCAGTTGAACGTCACGGAAGCGGGCTACCGACCGCAGCCAAACGCCGTCTCCCAGCCGGACGAGAGGCTCCGCGACCCCGACTACGACGGGCCGTTCACCTACCCCCACGTCGAGGGCGATACCCTTGCCGGCGACCACTATCAGGGCGCGCCCACGCCGCTCGAGGCGCCGGTCGCGGAGAAATCCCGGAAATCGAGCAACGTGAGTTTCGTTCCCCGCGCGCTCGAGACGAGCAACGTGACGATCCGACCCAACACGTTCGTTACGAACGTGCGAACGCAGTCGTTCGCGGGGAGTCTCGAAGCGATCGGCGTCGAGTACCGCGACACGTGGTCCGGCGAGACCGGCTCGATCGACGCGGACGCGGTCGTGATGGCCGCCGGCTGCATCGAGACCCCGCGGTTGTGGCTCAACTCCGGCCTGCCGGACAACGGCTGGGTCGGCGCGGGACTGACCACACACTGGTTCGACTTCGTCGTCGGTTCCTTCGACAGCGACACGCTCGAGGAACTGACCGGGCAGCGGACGATCGATCCCTACGTCGGCCACAACGCGGCCGCGCGGTACGACGAGCCGGGGGTCGGCTGCTTCGAGATGGTCGGCGGGACGCCGGGAATCGCCGCCTTCCAGAGCTACTCGTTCAGTCGGGCGGGTTACGCCTTCGACGCCGACGTCGAACCGGACGCGCCGTGGGATAGCCGCGGCCGGCTCGCCGGCGAGGAGCTCAAACGACGGATGGCCGACTACCGGCGGACGCTGGCAATCTTGATCCTCACCGACGACCTGCCGCGGCAGGAAAACGGCGTCTCGGTCGACGAGGAGACCGTCGACGAGCACGGACCGGTCGCCGACGTCTCGTGGGATCCCCATCCCGACGACTCCGCGAAGCGCGATCGGCTCGCGACGACCGCCGCGGAACTCCTGCAGGCCGCCGGCGCCGAGCACGTCCACCGCGCCGACGCGCCGCCGCTGTTGTTGCACATGCAGAGTTCGATGCGGATGGGGAAAGTCGTCGACGAGAACTGCGAGGCAGACGACGTCGATCGGCTGTTCGTCGGCGACCACAGCGCGCTCGCGAACGGCCTCGGCGGGCCGAACCCGACGAACACCGGACAGGCGCTGGCGATCCGGACGGCGGACCGGATCAACGCGCTGTACTTCTAA
- a CDS encoding PQQ-like beta-propeller repeat protein has product MAGWSAARGGYGNTAAVGSDHGFGDGFDFDALEVDWTADAGGLPVVDDGIVYLPVEGAVHALDAADGSLEWRSEDVGASEPPTVAYGTVFVSGERGVTALDAANGDVRWQTSVSDAATDSDADEPAVSPPTVAFERVYVSADGGLSAIDCETGEIDWRCDSVTVTIGDPWEEQNEVDRTIEGGVAATDECVFVLAEAGTIVGLDPLTGEQGLTLDTYYYYLYDLVATDERVFVRTESEEVVAYDSTTGEREEGWSGGIRRLAVRGETLVFVTGYELVAIDLESGDERWSVGKYSHSIGDPVIACNAVLVSFGLQGGEYENSLVAFDLDDGSEQWIFSRTESAFVGGGCAVAGRTIYIDDGGLTTIRANEGERDEGDEEAEGDTGDDERSETDGPNSNSTDEVQAGSDNTEDGGETDVQNESDDPETDGEQRTRYMLRAMWSWIS; this is encoded by the coding sequence GTGGCAGGCTGGTCCGCCGCTCGAGGCGGATACGGAAACACGGCCGCGGTCGGCTCCGACCACGGATTCGGCGACGGGTTCGATTTCGACGCGCTCGAGGTCGACTGGACGGCCGACGCCGGGGGATTGCCGGTCGTCGACGACGGTATCGTCTATCTCCCGGTGGAGGGGGCGGTGCACGCGCTCGATGCCGCCGACGGGTCACTCGAGTGGCGAAGCGAGGACGTCGGTGCCAGCGAACCGCCGACGGTCGCGTACGGGACCGTCTTCGTGAGCGGCGAGCGGGGCGTCACCGCGCTCGATGCCGCAAACGGGGACGTTCGATGGCAAACCTCGGTCTCTGACGCCGCCACCGATTCCGACGCTGACGAACCCGCCGTCTCGCCGCCGACGGTCGCGTTCGAGCGGGTCTATGTCTCCGCCGACGGCGGGCTGTCCGCGATCGACTGTGAGACCGGCGAGATCGACTGGCGTTGCGACTCGGTCACCGTGACCATCGGCGATCCCTGGGAAGAACAGAACGAAGTCGACCGAACGATCGAGGGGGGAGTGGCGGCCACCGACGAGTGCGTCTTCGTGCTCGCCGAAGCGGGAACGATCGTCGGTCTCGATCCGCTGACGGGCGAGCAGGGGCTGACGCTCGATACATATTATTATTACCTGTACGACCTCGTGGCGACCGACGAGCGGGTATTCGTTCGAACCGAGTCAGAGGAGGTCGTCGCCTACGATTCGACGACCGGCGAGCGCGAGGAGGGATGGAGCGGCGGGATCCGCCGACTCGCCGTCCGCGGGGAGACGCTGGTCTTCGTCACGGGATACGAACTCGTCGCAATCGACCTCGAGAGCGGCGACGAGCGGTGGTCCGTGGGGAAGTACTCGCACAGTATCGGCGATCCCGTGATCGCCTGCAACGCAGTCCTCGTCAGCTTCGGGTTACAGGGCGGTGAGTACGAAAACTCGCTCGTCGCGTTCGATCTCGACGACGGCAGCGAGCAGTGGATCTTCTCGCGAACGGAGAGCGCGTTCGTGGGAGGGGGGTGTGCGGTCGCCGGTAGAACGATCTACATCGACGATGGCGGGCTGACCACGATTCGCGCAAACGAGGGCGAACGCGACGAGGGAGACGAGGAAGCGGAGGGAGACACGGGAGACGACGAACGCAGTGAAACCGACGGTCCGAATTCGAACAGTACGGATGAGGTGCAGGCCGGATCGGACAACACCGAAGATGGCGGAGAGACCGATGTCCAGAACGAGAGTGACGACCCAGAAACCGACGGAGAACAGCGAACCCGATACATGCTACGGGCGATGTGGAGCTGGATATCGTAG